From the genome of Amycolatopsis granulosa:
GCCTGGCTGCACACGCTGATCGACCACTACAAGGCGGTGAAGGCCGCCGGCGAGCAGCAGCTCGACCCGGACGCGCGGGCCACGTTGATGGCGTGGTTCCGGAACACGTTCTTCAAGATCCGCCAAGCCGCCGATCGGGTGGGCCTGTCGAGAGTGCGTCCCTGAGGTCCACCCGCCGGGCCTTGCGATCAGCCGATCGGCTGCCACCAGGGATCGACCGGTGGCGGGCTGTCCACGTCGATCCGCTCGCCGGGGCGGGGGATCGCCAGCGTCACGTCGTGGGCCTTGGCCTCGCGCCACACCCGTTCGGCGGGTTCGCTCCAGCCGTGCATCGCGAGGCGGAACGTTCCCCAGTGCACCGGGATCAGCAACCCGCCACGGGCGTCGAGGTGGGCGGCGACTCCCTCCTCGGGTGTCATGTGGATGTCGGGCCACGCCGGGTGGTAGGCGCCGATCTGCACGAGTGCCACGTCGAACGGCCCGTGCTTCGCACCGATCTCGCGGTAGCCGTCGAAGTAGCCCGAGTCCGCCGTGTAGAAGGCCTTCCGGCCGGCTCGCGACACGATCCACGACGCCCACAACGTGTTGTTCCGCGTGAACGCGCGGCCCGAGAAGTGCTGCGCCGCCGCCGCGGTCACCTCGACACCGGCCACCGAAACCGACTCGTCCCAGTCCAGCTCGATGATCCGGTCCGCCGGGATCCGCCACCGGCGCAGGTGCGCGCCCACCCCGAGCGGCACCACGAACGGCGCGCGCTGGGTGCGGGCCAGCCGCACCACCGTCGGCCGGTCCAGGTGGTCGTAATGATCGTGCGAGACGATGATGACGTCCAGCTCGGGCAGGTCGGCCAGCTGGTGCGGCGGCCGGTGCAGCCGCTTCGGTCCGGCGAACCGGGACGGCGACACCCGCTCGCCCCACACCGGGTCCACCAGCACCTTCCGGCCGTCGATCTCGATCAGCGACGAGGCGTGACCGAACCAGGTGACGTGCAGCCCCGCATCTGCGGGCGCGCCGGGCGGCACCAGCGGAACCGGCCCGGTCGGCTTGCGCTGCTGCTTGCCGAAGAGCATCTCGCCGACCAGGTCGCGGGCGCGGGCGGGCTGCACGAGCGGCGGGGCGAGGTTCCGGAACCGTCCGTCGTGGAACTGCGGGGACCGCCGCATGCGCTCCGGGTCGGGCTTGCCGCCGAAGGAGACCGGGATCTCCCCCAGCGCCCACACCGCCGCGCCGAGCAGCGCGGGGAGGGACCACCGGATCATCTTCGCCATGACCTCGAAACTACGCGGGGCCCGGTGAAGTTCCCACCGGAGCAGCCGGGCGGGGCGGGGCGGGCGCGGCGCGATGCCGGGACCGTCCACTTGGCACGGTCGTGACCCGCGCCGGTCACGCCGGCCTGGTCTCCGCGATCAGCCACTCGAGGTACTCCGCGCTGCCGCCCTCGATGGGCGTCGCGATGATCTCCGGCACCTCGTAGTTGTGCTGCCGCTTGATCAGCTCGACCAGGGGGGCCACCCGGTCGGCCGCGGTCTTGATCTCGACCCGCCATTCGGGGTCGGCGTGCACCTCGCCGTCCCAGCGGTAGACGCTGACGATCGGGCCCACGATCTGCGCGCAGGCACCCAGCCGTGCCTCGACGGCCCGCGCGGCCAGCTCACGAGCCGTCGTCTCGCTGTCGGTCGTGGCGGCCACGATCACGTGTTCACGCATGGGCAGGATTACAGCACCGGACCCGGCTCAGACCCAGCCCGCCTGCCGGCCCTCGCGTTGTTCGTCGGCGTCGGCGCCGGCTTTGTGGGTGAGTGCGGCGACCGCTTGCGCCATTTCGGTGCGCACCTGGTC
Proteins encoded in this window:
- a CDS encoding MBL fold metallo-hydrolase yields the protein MAKMIRWSLPALLGAAVWALGEIPVSFGGKPDPERMRRSPQFHDGRFRNLAPPLVQPARARDLVGEMLFGKQQRKPTGPVPLVPPGAPADAGLHVTWFGHASSLIEIDGRKVLVDPVWGERVSPSRFAGPKRLHRPPHQLADLPELDVIIVSHDHYDHLDRPTVVRLARTQRAPFVVPLGVGAHLRRWRIPADRIIELDWDESVSVAGVEVTAAAAQHFSGRAFTRNNTLWASWIVSRAGRKAFYTADSGYFDGYREIGAKHGPFDVALVQIGAYHPAWPDIHMTPEEGVAAHLDARGGLLIPVHWGTFRLAMHGWSEPAERVWREAKAHDVTLAIPRPGERIDVDSPPPVDPWWQPIG
- the cutA gene encoding divalent-cation tolerance protein CutA, whose amino-acid sequence is MREHVIVAATTDSETTARELAARAVEARLGACAQIVGPIVSVYRWDGEVHADPEWRVEIKTAADRVAPLVELIKRQHNYEVPEIIATPIEGGSAEYLEWLIAETRPA